Proteins from one Pygocentrus nattereri isolate fPygNat1 chromosome 16, fPygNat1.pri, whole genome shotgun sequence genomic window:
- the ankhd1 gene encoding ankyrin repeat and KH domain-containing protein 1 isoform X2, translating to MQDAVAGTAMRTDGFEDEIDSVTPRSPALGMGVGATPGAGLGGLGLGVGGKKVRLFGEAGGPAADRLDFKLTAAAVLSSGPGSGSDEDEVSEVESFILDQEDLDNPVLKTASELLLSSAADGADLRTVDPETQARLEALLEAAGIGKLSTADGKAFADPEVLRRLTSSVSCALDEAAAALTRMRAENTLNASQADNLVIFSRSLAEACSDGDVNAVRKLLDEGRSVNEHTEEGESLLCLACSAGYYELAQVLLAMHANVEDRGIKGDITPLMAAASGGYVDIVRLLLMHGADVNAQSSTGNTALTYACAGGFLDVVKVLLKEGANIEDHNENGHTPLMEAASAGHVEVARVLLEYGAGINTHSNEFKESALTLACYKGHLDMVRFLLEAGADQEHKTDEMHTALMEACMDGHVEVARLLLDSGAQVNMPADSFESPLTLAACGGHVELAALLIERGANLEEVNDEGYTPLMEAAREGHEEMVALLLAQGANINAQTEETQETALTLACCGGFLEVADFLIKAGADIELGCSTPLMEAAQEGHLELVKYLLAAANVHATTATGDTALTYACENGHTDVADVLLQTGADLEHESEGGRTPLMKAARAGHLCTVQFLISKGANVNRATANNDHTVVSLACAGGHLAVVELLLAHGADPTHRLKDGSTMLIEAAKGGHTNVVSYLLDYPNNILSVPAPDLSQLTPPSHDTSQAPRVPFQALAMVVPPQEPDRVPSTIATPPPVTNKGMSKQRLSSLQGNTVATGGLDADLLPPFHPYQPLECIVEETEGKLNELGQRISAIEKAQLQSLELIQGEPLTKDKIEELKKSREEQVQKKKKILKELQKVERQLQLKTQQQFTKEYMEAKGIKEEPGQAAGVEAPGTPLPLQATQLGSNTDGEGNLDEEDHQPAPADDEEEDDDEDDEDEDEEDRDYTELPQVDTILYRDSAQLPPPPPPQPHGLQGPTPPPLQTSFVPIQPLAAQQSTDFGSAEYPGSNSPDLQRVMLGQQLSGLGPGLLAQAPDGLMVATPAQTLTDTLDDIMAAVSSRVPMLTTTTSPIPQPTTQTPISTVTPPSMLPLYPSVDIDAHTESNHDTALTLACAGGHEELVSVLIARGANIEHRDKKGFTPLILAATAGHVGVVEILLDKGGDIEAQSERTKDTPLSLACSGGRQEVVELLLLRGANKEHRNVSDYTPLSLAASGGYVNIIKILLNAGAEINSRTGSKLGISPLMLAAMNGHVPAVKLLLDMGSDINAQIETNRNTALTLACFQGRAEVVSLLLDRKANVEHRAKTGLTPLMEAASGGYAEVGRVLLDKGADVNAPPVPSSRDTALTIAADKGHYKFCELLINRGAHIDVRNKKGNTPLWLAANGGHFDVVQLLVQAGADVDAADNRKITPLMAAFRKGHVKVVQYLVKEVNQFPSDIECMRYIATITDKEVLKKCHQCMETIVKAKDQQAAEANKNASILLKELDLEKSREESKKQALAAKREKRKEKRKKKKEEQKKKLEEEAKVKDVFSETQDQKEDSAEEVDVPIEPPSATTTTTIGISATSTTFTNAFGKKRANVATTPSTNRKNKKNKTRDSPSEPIILQDPQVALAQQKADKNKIHGEPRGGGAPGGTSDSDNLDSTDCNSESSNGSKSQELADLPSSSSSSSSSSAPTSSNQPQPMTEKRQGLSLPASREEKVTVSISKPQQKAHEVISDLPSNSLPSSLKTISLPVTSPNSKMNLTSPKRGQKREEGWKEVVRRSKKLSVPASVVSRIMGRGGCNITAIQDVTGAHIDVDKQKDKNGERMITIRGGTESTRHAVQLINALIQDPAKELEDLIPRNHIRQPGTNTKIGSTYTTSTGATSTTAATSKGLPSVVPSSSVSFQSSSNSTAQQAGKLGKNMPPGVRPPFVSLPPLAYTHPQLALLAAQTMHQIRHPRLPMAQFGGTFSPSPNTWGPFPVRPVSPGSANSSPKHTGSAAPRPSNSAPATTEHPTPASTATVTPGSTASPTNTAPSNTPTPTSVRKQLFSAEPKSGVAPAIATTTSSSSTAQAPPVPISCAPTTSTTPPPPPAPIAPPSQHPPAPKPEPPAAGTPAKEKPADLAVPVSGATCEGPSPLAPLHFPASPSAQPALPMQPDSRQQLPLPFTSSTEPSSSSTTQPSTTLPVSRSAPPTCSSTLTNTSSTLPHYTPAAPGVSPRMPPPAPYYAMTPGAPLPEQSVFVPPGTTQEPLKQQQPPQPSLAAASMPPPSLQMSSTMGMMNGSQLPLHGGKAQLPPNFGPAALFNHFSSIFDSNQVGNNQVWGACHLPTRTPQEQPYSAPPAYMGGMGQMESNMPPPDGSKAPGYRCASQRIVSSPIGMHPMDPIGNSISSSTALTSFATSMSASPVFLQGPAPVGTPSFSRQHFSPHPWSASTSCTRISESPVPSVSSGASSPLCTSTVTPALIQAKPSSSSQQDRKVPPPIGTERLARIRQTGSVNHTMLPTSYTPPVGQGGIWSFGVGSASEAMSGWSQPLMGGPMMHQQLQEQSAFSQHQAMERDDTGIVAPSNTFHQPMPTNFMDFPKGLPMSMYGGTMIPPHPQMAEGPGGPMYNGLHTTDPAWNPILKVVPNSAENSDPQQVWPGTWAPHVGNVHLNHVN from the exons GTGGAGTCCTTCATCCTAGACCAGGAGGACCTGGATAACCCCGTGCTAAAGACCGCCTCAGAGCTGCTTTTGTCCAGCGCAGCAGATGGAGCTGACCTCAGAACAGTAGATCCCGAAACACAGGCCCGGTTGGAGGCGTTGCTAGAAGCAGCAG GCATTGGTAAACTCTCCACTGCCGATGGCAAAGCCTTCGCAGATCCCGAGGTGCTCCGCCGCCTGACGTCATCAGTGAGCTGCGCGCTAGATGAGGCTGCCGCCGCCCTCACCCGCATGAGGGCAGAAAACACACTCAACGCCAGCCAGGCAGACAA TCTGGTTATTTTTAGCCGTAGCCTGGCTGAGGCCTGCTCCGATGGAGATGTGAACGCGGTGAGGAAGCTGCTGGACGAGGGCCGCAGCGTCAACGAGCAcacagaagagggagagagcttGCTGTGTCTGGCCTGCTCTGCTGGATACTATGAACTCGCACAG GTCTTGCTGGCCATGCATGCTAATGTAGAAGACAGGGGTATCAAAGGAGACATTACGCCGCTCATGGCTGCTGCCAGTGGGGGTTATGTAGACATCGTCAGACTGCTCCTGATGCATGGAGCGGACGTCAATGCACAGTCCTCTACAG GTAACACTGCTCTCACATATGCATGTGCGGGAGGTTTCCTAGACGTGGTCAAAGTTCTCCTGAAGGAGGGAGCCAACATTGAGGATCATAATGAGAATGGCCACACGCCTCTGATGGAGGCAGCTAGCGCGGGCCATGTGGAGGTAGCGCGTGTCCTCCTGGAGTATGGCGCTGGGATCAACACACACTCCAATGAGTTTAAAGAAAGTGCACTCACACTAGCCTGCTATAAAG GACACTTGGACATGGTGAGGTTTCTCTTGGAGGCAGGAGCTGACCAGGAGCACAAGACAGACGAGATGCACACAGCCCTTATGGAAGCCTGCATG GACGGTCATGTAGAGGTGGCACGGTTACTATTGGACAGCGGTGCACAGGTGAACATGCCAGCAGATTCGTTTGAATCTCCACTGACACTGGCAGCTTGTGGAGGACATGTGGAGCTGGCAGCTTTGCTAATTGAGAGAGGGGCCAACCTGGAGGAGGTCAATGATGAGGGCTACACTCCTCTCATGGAGGCTGCACGTGAAGGCCATGAGGAGATGGTAGCTCTCCTTCTTGCACAAG GCGCGAACATCAATGCTCAGACAGAGGAGACGCAGGAGACTGCTCTGACTCTGGCCTGCTGTGGTGGCTTCTTGGAGGTGGCGGATTTCCTCATCAAAGCTGGAGCAGACATTGAACTTGGCTGTTCCACTCCTCTCATGGAGGCTGCACAGGAGGGGCATCTGGAGCTGGTCAAGTACCTGCTTGCTGCTG CTAACGTCCATGCCACCACAGCCACGGGGGACACAGCACTGACATATGCCTGTGAAAACGGACATACAGATGTAGCTGATGTGCTGCTTCAGACTGGGGCTGACCTG GAACATGAGTCAGAAGGTGGGAGGACGCCACTGATGAAAGCAGCCAGAGCAGGACACCTCTGCACTGTACAGTTCTTAATCAGTAAAG GTGCTAATGTGAATAGAGCTACGGCCAATAATGATCACACTGTGGTGTCTCTGGCCTGTGCTGGAGGCCACCTGGCTGTGGTGGAGCTTTTGCTGGCTCATGGTGCAGACCCCACTCATAGACTGAAG GATGGCTCTACAATGCTGATTGAAGCTGCTAAGGGTGGTCACACAAATGTAGTGTCTTACCTGCTAGACTACCCAAACAACATTTTGTCAGTCCCTGCCCCAGACCTGTCCCAGCTCACGCCTCCCTCCCATGACACATCGCAG GCTCCTAGAGTTCCATTCCAAGCCCTGGCCATGGTGGTACCCCCTCAGGAGCCAGACAGAGTGCCCTCCACTATCGCCACGCCACCACCAGTCACAAACAAAG GTATGTCCAAGCAGAGGCTGAGCTCTTTGCAGGGAAACACGGTGGCTACAGGGGGGCTGGATGCTGACCTGCTGCCGCCCTTTCACCCTTACCAGCCGCTGGAGTGCATTGTGGAGGAGACTGAAGGCAAGCTGAACGAACTTGGCCAGCGCATCAGTGCAATCGAGAAGGCCCAGCTGCAGTCACTAGAGCTGATCCAGGGCGAGCCGCTCACCAAAGACAAGATTGAGGAGCTGAAGAAAAGCCGCGAGGAGCAggtacagaagaagaaaaagatctTGAAGGAGTTGCAGAAGGTGGAGCGGCAGCTGCAGCTCAAGACGCAGCAGCAGTTCACCAAAGAGTACATGGAAGCTAAGGGGATCAAGGAGGAGCCGGGCCAGGCGGCAGGGGTGGAGGCGCCCGGCACCCCCCTGCCACTCCAGGCCACGCAGCTGGGCTCTAACACTGATGGTGAGGGTAACCTCGATGAGGAGGACCACCAACCTGCCCCCGCGGATGACGAAGAGGAGGACGATGATGAAGATGACGAGGATGAGGATGAAGAAGATAGAGACTACACGGAATTGCCGCAGGTGGACACCATTCTGTATCGTGATTCAGCACAGCTACCGCCTCCGCCACCTCCTCAGCCACATGGCTTGCAGGGCCCCACGCCTCCCCCTTTGCAGACCAGCTTCGTTCCCATTCAGCCCCTGGCAGCACAGCAGTCCACAGACTTCGGCAGTGCCGAATACCCAGGCAGCAACAGCCCAGATCTGCAGAGGGTGATGTTGGGCCAGCAGCTTTCAGGCCTGGGGCCCGGTCTTCTGGCACAGGCTCCTGATGGCCTCATGGTGGCCACACCTGCACAGACGCTTACAGACACGCTGGATGACATCATGGCAG cagtgagcagcagaGTGCCTATGTTAACCACTACGACCTCACCTATACCTCAGCCCACAACACAGACGCCCATCAGCACTGTCACTCCACCCTCCATGCTCCCGCTCTACCCGTCCGTAGACATCGATGCACAC ACGGAGAGCAATCATGACACTGCTCTGACTCTGGCATGTGCAGGCGGCCATGAGGAGCTGGTGTCAGTGCTCATTGCGCGAGGGGCCAACATTGAGCACCGGGACAAGAAAG GATTCACTCCTCTGATCCTGGCTGCTACTGCGGGTCATGTTGGCGTTGTTGAGATCCTCCTGGACAAAGGTGGAGACATTGAGGCTCAGTCCGAGAGGACCAAAgacacccctctctctctggcctGCTCGGGTGGCAGACAAGAG GTGGTGGAACTGTTGCTGCTCCGTGGCGCTAACAAGGAGCACCGTAATGTGTCTGACTATACCCCACTTAGCCTAGCCGCCTCAGGAGGCTACGTCAATATAATCAAGATCCTCCTTAACGCTGGAGCTGAGATTAACTCTAG GACGGGCAGCAAGCTGGGAATCTCTCCTCTAATGCTGGCAGCCATGAACGGCCATGTACCTGCAGTGAAGTTGCTGCTGGACATGGGCTCTGACATCAATGCTCAGATTGAGACCAATCGCAATACAGCGCTAACACTGGCCTGCTTCCAGGGCAGGGCCGAAGTGGTCAGCTTGCTGTTGGACCGCAAGGCTAACGTAGAGCACCGTGCCAAG ACGGGGCTCACCCCTCTTATGGAAGCAGCGTCCGGTGGCTATGCTGAGGTGGGCCGTGTGCTTCTGGATAAAGGTGCAGATGTCAATGCCCCTCCTGTCCCTTCATCTCGTGACACTGCCTTGACCATTGCTGCAGACAAGGGCCACTACAAATTTTGTGAGCTCCTCATTAATAG AGGGGCTCACATCGACGTACGTAATAAGAAGGGGAACACTCCTCTGTGGCTGGCTGCAAATGGGGGCCATTTTGATGTAGTGCAGCTTCTAGTGCAAGCCGGAGCTGATGTGGATGCAGCGGACAACCGTAAGATCACCCCTCTCATGGCAGCATTCCGTAAG gGACATGTGAAAGTGGTCCAGTACTTGGTGAAGGAGGTGAATCAGTTCCCCTCTGATATTGAGTGCATGAGATACATTGCCACCATCACAGACAAG GAGGTGCTGAAGAAGTGTCATCAGTGCATGGAGACCATTGTCAAAGCCAAAGACCAGCAGGCTGCTGAGGCTAACAAGAATGCCAGCATTCTGCTCAAGGAACTTGATCTTGAAAAG TCCCGTgaagaaagtaaaaaacaaGCTCTGgctgcaaagagagagaagcgcAAAGAGAAGcgcaagaagaagaaggaggagcagaagaagaagctAGAAGAAGAGGCAAAAGTGAAGGATGTGTTTTCTGAGACGCAGGACCAGAAAGAGGACTCTGCTGAAG AGGTGGACGTCCCCATTGAGCCCCCTAGcgccactaccaccaccaccattgGCATCTCTGCAACCTCCACCACCTTCACTAATGCCTTTGGCAAGAAGCGCGCCAATGTGGCCACCACACCTAGTACCAACcgcaaaaataaaaagaacaagaCCAGGGACTCACCCAGTGAGCCCATCATCCTACAGGACCCTCAGGTGGCATTGGCCCAGCAGAAGGCCGACAAAAACAAGATCCATGGTGAACCCCGAGGCGGTGGGGCACCGGGGGGCACCAGTGACTCGGACAACCTGGACAGCACTGATTGCAACAGTGAGAGCAGCAATGGCAGTAAAAGCCAGGAGCTGGCTGACCTGCCCTCCTCATCGTCCTCCTCATCGTCCTCCTCGGCACCTACAAGTTCCAACCAACCTCAACCTATGACTGAAAAGAGGCAGGGCCTATCGCTGCCTGCCTCCCGGGAGGAGAAAGTCACCGTATCCATCTCTAAACCACAACAGAA AGCTCATGAGGTCATTAGTGACCTGCCTTCCAATTCCCTACCCTCTTCACTTAAGACCATTTCACTGCCAGTCACCTCACCCAACAGCAAAATGAACCTCACCAGCCCCAAGAGGGGCCAGAAAAGAGAGGAGGGGTGGAAAGAGGTTGTCCGGAG atCAAAGAAGCTCTCAGTCCCAGCCTCTGTGGTGTCTCGGATCATGGGCAGAGGTGGCTGCAATATTACAGCCATTCAAGACGTGACAGGTGCACACATAGATGTTGACAAACAGAAGGACAAGAATGGCGAGAGAATGATCACCATCAG AGGTGGCACGGAGTCCACACGGCACGCTGTTCAATTGATCAATGCGCTAATTCAGGACCCTGCCAAAGAGTTGGAAGACCTGATTCCTCGCAACCACATTCGTCAGCCTGGCACCAATACCAAAATTGGTTCCACCTACACCACTTCCACAGGAGCCACCAGCACCACTGCAGCCACTTCAAAAGGCTTGCCATCAGTTGTGCCCTCCTCCAGCGTGTCCTTCCAGTCCTCCTCCAACTCGACTGCTCAGCAGGCTGGCAAATTGGGCAAAAACATGCCACCTGGTGTCAGACCTCCTTTCGTCTCTTTGCCTCCACTGGCCTACACACACCCCCAGCTGGCCCTGCTGGCAGCTCAGACCATGCACCAGATCCGTCACCCCCGTCTGCCCATGGCACAGTTTGGCGGCACCTTCTCGCCCTCCCCTAACACTTGGGGCCCATTCCCTGTACGTCCTGTGAGCCCTGGCAGTGCTAACAGCTCGCCCAAACACACTGGCAGTGCTGCCCCACGACCTTCTAATTCTGCCCCCGCTACCACCGAGCACCCTACCCCAGCATCTACTGCTACTGTCACCCCTGGCTCCACTGCCTCACCCACCAACACTGCACCCTccaacacacccacacccacctcCGTCAGGAAACAGCTTTTCTCTGCTGAGCCCAAGTCTGGTGTTGCACCTGCCATTGCTACCACTACTAGTAGTTCTTCTACTGCACAGGCCCCACCTGTTCCCATCAGTTGTGCTCCCACCACCTCCACAACCCCTCCACCTCCGCCTGCCCCAATTGCCCCACCTTCACAGCATCCCCCAGCCCCCAAGCCAGAGCCTCCCGCTGCTGGCACGCCTGCTAAAGAGAAGCCGGCAGACCTGGCAGTTCCTGTTTCAGGTGCTACTTGTGAGGGCCCCAGCCCCTTGGCTCCTTTGCACTTCCCTGCATCTCCATCGGCACAGCCTGCGCTGCCCATGCAGCCAGATAGTAGACAGCAGCTGCCCCTGCCCTTCACCTCCAGCACAGAGCCTAGCTCCTCCTCCACAACCCAGCCCAGCACCACTCTGCCAGTCTCTCGTTCTGCACCACCAACCTGCAGCAGCACCCTcaccaacaccagcagcacCTTACCTCACTACACACCAGCTGCACCCGGGGTGTCACCCCGAATGCCACCTCCAGCTCCCTACTACGCCATGACACCTGGAGCCCCTTTGCCGGAGCAGTCTGTGTTTGTGCCTCCAGGCACAACACAAGAACCTCTCAAGCAGCAGCAACCTCCCCAACCCAGTCTAGCTGCTGCCAGCATGCCACCCCCATCCCTGCAGATGTCCTCAACGATGGGCATGATGAATGGCTCCCAGTTGCCTCTCCACGGTGGGAAAGCTCAGCTGCCTCCAAATTTTGGCCCTGCAGCTCTTTTCAATCACTTCAGCAGTATCTTTGACAGCAATCAGGTGGGCAACAATCAGGTGTGGGGGGCATGTCATCTTCCCACACGCACTCCACAGGAACAGCCCTACAGTGCACCCCCTGCCTACATGGGAGGGATGGGACAGATGGAGAGCAACATGCCCCCTCCTGATGGTTCAAAGGCACCAGGGTATCGCTGCGCCTCCCAAAGAATAGTGTCTAGCCCCATCG gaaTGCACCCAATGGATCCCATAGGCAATTCCATCTCTTCTTCTACCGCGCTCACCAGCTTTGCTACAAGTATGTCAGCCAGCCCTGTGTTTCTGCAGGGTCCAGCTCCTGTTGGAACACCATCTTTCAGCCGTCAGCACTTCTCCCCTCATCCTTGGAGTGCCTCTACATCCTGTACGAGAATAA GTGAGTCTCCGGTGCCGTCAGTGTCATCTGGAGCATCCTCCCCTCTGTGCACATCCACCGTGACCCCTGCCCTGATCCAGGCCAAGCCCAGCAGCTCTAGCCAGCAGGATCGTAAAGTGCCCCCGCCCATTGGCACTGAGCGCCTGGCTCGCATCCGGCAGACAGGCTCAGTCAACCACACCATGCTGCCCACCAGTTACACGCCGCCGGTCGGACAGGGTGGCATCTGGTCTTTTGGAGTGGGCAGTGCCTCTG AAGCAATGTCAGGCTGGTCTCAACCCCTGATGGGAGGGCCTATGATGCACCAGCAGCTGCAAGAGCAGTCGGCCTTCTCCCAGCATCAGGCTATGGAGCGAGATGACACCGGAATTGTAGCTCCTTCCAACACCTTCCACCAGCCCATGCCCACTAACTTCATGGATTTCCCCAAG GGGTTACCTATGTCAATGTATGGTGGCACAATGATCCCTCCTCACCCTCAAATGGCTGAGGGTCCTGGAGGCCCAATGTACAACGGACTCCACACCACTGACCCTGCCTGGAATCCCATCCTGAAAGTCGTCCCCAACTCGGCTGAGAATTCAGACCCACAGCAG GTCTGGCCTGGGACTTGGGCCCCGCACGTGGGAAATGTGCATCTGAATCATGtcaactaa